The Flavivirga eckloniae genomic interval GTGTAACCACCTCCAACACCTAAAAAAGGCTCGAAAGTTTTCCAATCTAAAGCTTCACCAACGTTGTACTTAATAGTACCATCAGCAGCATAGTAAGAAAGGTCATCTACAGGAAGAGCTTCTCCAGTTGTTGGATCTTCACCCCAGTTTTCTATTTTATTTAGAGATCCACCAATTCCAAAAGAGAAACCATCACCTATATATTTAGATACAGTGATAGTCGATAAAGATGGCAAAACGTTCCAGTTGTCTGTGTCAACGAATTTACTAAAAATAGTTTCACTAAAAGGAGCACCGTCACCAGAAGGATAAGCATCAACTGCATTAACCCCAATGTTGATCTGCCACGGGTTGTTTTTGTCTTGCGCATTAGCGTTGCTACAAACAAGTACAAGCAACATAGCGAACAATAATCTGCTAAGATTTTTCATATTCAAAAGTTTAATTTTTAAGTGTTAATTGTAAACAAATGTAAGTTGTTAAAATTTATTAACAAAGACAAATATATAAAAAAATAGTACATTTCGTTTGTTCATCGATTGTTCAGAACGATTTTACATAATCTTTAAAGTGACGCCCATTTAAGCAATAGTAATAATAGCCTTGATTAGATACACCTTTTAACGAACAACTAAAATGTTGTATACGCATCCTCTCTTTCTTATACGATAAACGGTATTTTATTGAATTTTGGTCTCTTTTATTGTAACTACTTCATTTATATAGACTAAAATCTTCTTATTAACAGTTATGGTCATCTCTTCCAAAACATCCTGATAGGATTGTAATTGTTGCCAGTGTTTTTTATCTTCCAGACCGGTTTTATAATCAATAATCACAGCTTCATTCTTAGAATTTATAACCAATCTGTCTGGTCTTAAAATTATCCCTTCTTTGGAAATAATGTCTCGTTCGTTATAAATGGTAAAATTTGAGGTATAATAGTTTTCGAGTTTAGGATGATTAACAATCTTAACAATTGTTTGCTTTAACCTGTTTGTTTGATGTTCTGTAATTAAGGCAGCCTTTGCAAAATCATTTAAGGCAGAGTCGATATCGTCCTTTGTTTTAATTTGAGACATTATATCGTGAATAAGATTTCCTTTTTCAATAGCTTCTTGTTGATTGGTATCCCATAGAAGGCCGGATTTAGTTACGACCTTTATATTATGTGTTTCTTTTGAGGTTGAAATAAATTCCTGCTGAATATTAGCTTGTTTTGTAATGGTTGTCCTTTCACTGGTTTTTTTAGGATCACCAAAAACATATGTTGTTTGGGAATCGTTCCAAAGGTCTAAATGTTGCAAATAGTTTATAAATAAGCCTGAATATCTTTTGTTATTAGAGACCCCTTTTGAAGATATGTCTTTTTTTGAAATAATATACAACTGTTCTACGGCACGGGTTAGGGTTACATATAAAAGATTGATATTATCTAACTCCAGTTCAGATTGATGATTTGTATAAATACGTTGTCCTTCGTTTCCGTAGTATTCAAAATCTTTATTGTAGTTTAATAGAGTATGCGTAAAGCCGGCGTATTTGTCTTTATCTATTTCAAACCATTCTTTTGGTTCTAGTTCTCTATAAATATCTAAGTCTGCGTATGGAAAAATAACAACGGGAAACTCTAAACCTTTAGATTTGTGAATAGTCATTATTTGAACAGCGTTTTGACCTTTAGGAGACACAATGCTCAGACTTTCTTTTTTCTTGTCGAAATACTCTAAAAACCCCGAAATATCCGATCCCTTTTTTTGCGAAAAGTCTAAAACAATATCCAAATAAAACTGGATGTATGCGTTGGATGATGTAACCAAGTTAAAATCACGTACAATAGTTTCTGCCAAATCGTATAGCGGTAGTTGTAATAATAGGTCGCTGTTTAAAAATATGCTGTATGTTTCAAAACTTTTAAATAGATCGTATACCGATAAATTTATATATTTTGAAAAGAATTCGTGTTTATCTTCAATATTAAAAAGAGAGGTTAAATAGTTTAAAAGGTCAACCTTTATTTCATTGTTTTTGGGTTGGATTAAGAGTGCTAAAACATTATTAATAAATTCAACCTCTGGCGAATTGCTAATTAATAAGGTTTCAGAAGAGATAATAGGAATATGATGTTGACTCAAATAATTTGCAATCGTAACACCTTCCTTTTTCTTACGTACCAGAACACAAATATCTTCCAGTCTAAAGCCATTGTTTAAACACGTATTAATAGTATTTAAAACGTTTATAGAAAACAGCTCATCCCTGTCGTCGTCTGCATTAATATCTAAAAAAGACAGTTCAACGTAGCCAGAATCTTCTAAAAATGTATTTTGATGTGCATGCTCGTAAAGGTCGCTATAATCCTTTTTGCCAAAAGCCTGATGAGATAGATACTTAAAAAAGCCATTATTAAAATTTACTATGCCTTTAAAACTTCTGTAATTCGTTGGAAGGTTTTCAACATGTTTTTCAATATGGAATGGATTTTTATCATTAAACAATCCTATAAACTGTTCTGCTTTTCCGCCACGCCAACGATAAATAGCCTGTTTAGCATCACCTACCAACATGGCATTTCCTGTTTCGGTAGATAGGGAGTTCCCTAAAAGCGGAATTAAATTTTCCCATTGCATAACCGAGGTGTCCTGAAACTCATCAATAAAATAATGATTAAACTTCTCACCAATGCGCTCATAAATAAAAGGTGTGGGCTGATCTCTTATTTCTTTACTAATAATAGTGTTGAATTCCGAAATAAGCATTTTGTTCTGTTCCTCTTTAATAGCTTTTAATTCCTTGTTGATAGCATTTAAGACAGAAAGTGGGGTTATATTTTTATAAAAGGCTTTTAAGAATTTAAGATGAAAGACCATTTGTTTGGTTTCCAGAAAACTGGTGGCAATCTGTGGTTGAATTTCTTCTATAATAGAAGCTATGGTATCGGTTACGCGTTTAGGATATAATGTTTTGGTTTCTAGATTTTCTTGCCATTTGGCTTCAAAGTTGAGATCAAATTTCTTGTCGGCTAAATTTTTAAAATGCTTAGGTAAATAGCTTCCAGAAAAATCGTTAAACTCTAAACCAGCTTCTTCAAATAAGGTCAACGTGTTTTGTGCCTTTTTAATAATATTACCTTCTACCGTTTCAAGATCCTTTCTTAATTGCTCTTTAAGTACTTTAAAATCATCTAAAGTTTTATCCTTTAACGTTTCAATAAAAGGAATATCGTTTTCATTAACCAATAGCTTTGCAATTTTGTTAAAATCGAAAGACACGTCCCAACTTTTGTCGTCATCGGTTTTTTCAAGAGCAAAATCTATAAGCACTTTAGTAAGGGCATTATCGCTTCCTGCCTTTTCAATCAAACTATTAACCGCTTCGCTCAACAAGGCATCTTGATCCAGTTCAACTTCAAAATTTAAAGGCAACCTTAAATCGTAAGCGAAAGTTCTAATAAGTTTATGCGTAAAGCCATCGATAGTCGAAATATCAAACGCCGCATAATTGTGTATAATGGTGTTTAATAGTTTTTCCGATTTATTATAAAGTGTGCTTGGATCCATTTGCAGCTCCTCGCAAATAGCCTTAAACATACTATTAGGGGTGTTTAATATAGCTTTATTGGAAAACTGTTTAAGCGTTTCAACAATTCGATCTTTCATTTCGGCAACAGCCTTATTTGTAAAGGTAATAGCCAAGATGCGTTTAAAATGTTCTGAATTATTGGATTGAAATAAAATTTTCAAGTATTCTTTTACGAGTGTAAACGTTTTTCCGCTGCCGGCCGAAGCGTTATAAATGGTAAAAGAATGGTTTCTATTCATGAATTGGAATTTGCATACAAGATAAAAACTATCAATGGTTTCATAACAATTTATTATTTTTAATTGAATTGTTTTATGTGTAATTTTGAAAGAAATTAAATATTAATATTACTAAAACTAAAAACTATGGCTTTCGAATTACCGAAATTAGGATATGCGTATGATGCGTTAGAACCTCATATTGATGCTCGCACAATGGAGATACACCATTCTAAACATCATCAAGGATATACAAACAATTTAAATAATGCTATTGCCGGAACAGATTTAGAAGGAAAGTCTATTGAAGATATACTTGAAAATTTAGATATGGATAACGGAGCAGTGAGAAACAATGGGGGAGGTTTTTACAACCACTCATTATTTTGGGATGTCATGAACCCAGAAGACAGAGGATACTTATCGGGTGAATTAAAAGATGCTATCGAAGCTGAGTTTGGATCTAAAGACGAATTTATTGCTGCATTTAGTAAAGCTGCTGCAACTCGTTTTGGCTCTGGATGGGCTTGGTTATGTGTACACAAAGGTGGTAAAGTTGAAATATGCTCAACACCAAACCAGGACAACCCATTAATGCCTAGCGTTGGTTGCGGAGGTACACCAATTTTGGCTCTTGATGTTTGGGAACATGCCTATTATTTAAATTACCAAAATAGACGTCCAGATTACATTAATGCCTTTTTTAATGTAGTTAATTGGAACGAAGTTGAGAAACGTTACGCAGCAGCAAAATAGAGATTTGCTATAAAACAATAAATATAAAAAAACGCCTAGTAATTTTTTACTAGGCGTTTTTTTTATGCTCAATTTTGGTAAGCCATTCTAAATTAAATATTTCAATAAGCAAATTTCACTGAAAACAGGGTATTTTAAAATAAATTTAATAATGAATTTTGTATCGTAAAAATTGTGTAAACAACTTAAACAGTTCTTTGTGTGTCTAAATCTGTAATTAGAAATATAAAGATTAGCTTGAAACTAAAAACTTAACCTATGAAAAATCAATTTCCTAAGCTCAATCCCATTCGCTTTAAAAGGATTGGATCACGTTTAAAAATTTTAATAAAGGGTGACTAACAACTAGTGATATGACTCTGCATGGCAATTGACCATATGGTATGAAATTGCAGAGTTATATTTCCCATTGTAAAACATAATATGTTACTAAAAGTGACATGTTAACCTAATTCCCTTATTTGACTTCATTATAGATTGATTTAAAATATATATCATGATTAAAAATACTCTCACAATACTTCTAATACTGTTTTGTTATCATTTATCCGGGCAGTCGTTTAACTCTATTTGGGATACTGAGAAGCCAGACGGGTCGGCCTCTAATCAAGTTGTTATCCCAACAAACCCAAGTTACACTTATAGTTATGCTGTAAATTGGGGGGATGGCACATCGGACACCAATGTAACTGGGGATATTACACACACCTATGCAAGCCCAGGTAAGTATACTATAGAAATAAGTGGAGACTTCCCTTCGATTTATTTTAATAATACAGGCGATAAAAATAAGATTATAGAAATATTGGCATGGGGAACCATTCAGTGGCAAACCATGGAAAATGCTTTTTATGGTTGTGAAAACTTAAACTTTGATGCTATTGATAGTCCTGATCTTTCGAAAGTAACAACTCTTAAAAATATGTTTAAGAATGCGAAGGTCTTTAACGGGATTGTGAATAATTGGGACATTATTACAATAACGGATATCTCAGGGATTTTTGCAGGAGCTTCAACCTTTAATAGGCCTTTAGATAAATGGAAAACAGGCAATGTAACCGATATGTCTGAAACTTTCATGGGAGCCACTTTATACAATGAGCCCTTAGATAATTGGAATACAGCTTTAGTTACCAATATGTCTAGTATGTTTAGATCTGCATCTGATTTTAATCAAAATATAAACAATTGGACTGTAACTCAAGTCACAGACATGTCTAGTATGTTTGCCTCTGCTAAAAAATTTAATTCACCACTTGGTGATTGGATTGTGAACAATGTGACCAATATGTCTGGTATGTTCCAAAGGGCAACATCTTTTAATCAACCATTAAACGATTGGATCGTAAATAATGTGACCAATATGTCTAGCATGTTTGATGGGTATTATTGGCTTATGGATTTTGATCAGCCTTTAGATAAATGGAAAGTAAGTAAGGTTACAAATATGTCTTATATGTTTCGGAATTGTGAACAGTTTAATCAAAATATAAATGGTTGGGACGTTTCATCTGTTACAAATATGCAAGGCATGTTTAATGGAGCTTATGTTTTTAATCAACCGTTAGATTTATGGGTTGTTACCGCAGTTACGAATATGGAAGAAATGTTTAGTTATGCATCTGCTTTTAATCAGCCCCTTGAATCATGGATTGTGACCGCTGTTAAATCTATGGAAAAAATGTTTTATGGAACCAGAGATTTTAATCAACCGCTCAATTTATGGGATGTAACCTCGGTTACAGATATGGGAGGTATGTTTGGAAGCACTACTGTTTTTAATCAACCGCTTGATAATTGGAAAACTGGTAATGTAACTAATATGTATAGTATGTTTAGTTATACAAAGGCATTTAATCAAGACATAGGGGGTTGGAATGTAAGCAATGTCAGGAGTATGTCATCGATGTTCTATAACGCATTAGCTTTTAACCAACCTTTGAATGGTTGGAAAACGGATTCAGTAATAAGTATGAATAGTATGTTTGGCGCTTCTGATGGCACTACGGTTGTTTTTAATCAACCACTTAATAATTGGAATACTAGTAATGTTAGCACGATGTCTTCTATGTTTATTAACGCTGGTTCTTTTGATCAAGATCTGAGTAGCTGGAACATTGCTAAAGTTAATAGGATGCACAACATGCTTTCTAATTCAGGACTCTCACAAGCTAATTATGATAAGACCTTGCAGGGTTGGGTATTACAATCTGTTAGCTCTAACGTAAATTTAGGGGCAACTAACTTAAAATATTGTGATGGACGTATAGCCCGCCAAAAGCTTATCGATGATTTTAAATGGAAAATTAGCGGCGATATAATAAACTGCCCTTTTGTTATATGTACCTCATTAGTTTCTCCAAAAAATGGAGAGATAAATGCGCCTGCAAATACCAATATAGTATGGAAACCTGTACCTGGAGCAACTGGCTACAGGGTAGATCTTAAAGTAGTAAATGGCGGAATTACTAAAACGACATATACGGATAAGGATTATGGTAACGTTGTTGGTATTGATTTTACAACCGATTTTACTCCTGGAGATGAAGTCTTTATAACGGTTAAACCTTATAATGCATCGGGACCTGCAATAGGCTGTACTGAGGAGAGTTTTAAAGTGGTTGAGAGTTGGGTAAATAGCCCTGATGCTTTTAAACTTACTTATGACACTTCTTTACCAGGGATAACGGCTACAAACCAACTTAGGATAGATGCTTCGGGGAGATACCCCGAGTATTTAAAACACAATTTCTCTATAGATTGGGGAGATGATCAATTTGATCATAACGTTACCAACACCATAACGCATACTTACCTAAAACCAGGAATTTATACGGTATCTATTATTGGAACATATCCAGCACACTATTCTAATGCTTTTTCTGATAGATCCAAACTATTATCAATAGATCAATGGGGAACACAGCAATGGGAATCTATGAGACAGGCTTTTTATTATTGTAGTAATATGACCTATAAAGCTACTGATGTACCAGATCTATCAAAATTAACAAATATGTCACATATGTTTTCTAGAGCCTCTAAATTTAATGGAGATATTAACTCTTGGGATGTAAGTAATGTTACAAATATGTCTGGTATGTTTTACTCAGCAAGATCATTTAATCAACCACTAGATAAATGGAAGGTAGACAATGTTACTGATATGTCGTCAATGTTCTATGGCACAACTCTTTTTAACAGTAATATTGATTCTTGGGTTGTAAGTAATGTTACAAATATGAGTTATATGTTT includes:
- a CDS encoding superoxide dismutase; protein product: MAFELPKLGYAYDALEPHIDARTMEIHHSKHHQGYTNNLNNAIAGTDLEGKSIEDILENLDMDNGAVRNNGGGFYNHSLFWDVMNPEDRGYLSGELKDAIEAEFGSKDEFIAAFSKAAATRFGSGWAWLCVHKGGKVEICSTPNQDNPLMPSVGCGGTPILALDVWEHAYYLNYQNRRPDYINAFFNVVNWNEVEKRYAAAK
- a CDS encoding UvrD-helicase domain-containing protein; protein product: MNRNHSFTIYNASAGSGKTFTLVKEYLKILFQSNNSEHFKRILAITFTNKAVAEMKDRIVETLKQFSNKAILNTPNSMFKAICEELQMDPSTLYNKSEKLLNTIIHNYAAFDISTIDGFTHKLIRTFAYDLRLPLNFEVELDQDALLSEAVNSLIEKAGSDNALTKVLIDFALEKTDDDKSWDVSFDFNKIAKLLVNENDIPFIETLKDKTLDDFKVLKEQLRKDLETVEGNIIKKAQNTLTLFEEAGLEFNDFSGSYLPKHFKNLADKKFDLNFEAKWQENLETKTLYPKRVTDTIASIIEEIQPQIATSFLETKQMVFHLKFLKAFYKNITPLSVLNAINKELKAIKEEQNKMLISEFNTIISKEIRDQPTPFIYERIGEKFNHYFIDEFQDTSVMQWENLIPLLGNSLSTETGNAMLVGDAKQAIYRWRGGKAEQFIGLFNDKNPFHIEKHVENLPTNYRSFKGIVNFNNGFFKYLSHQAFGKKDYSDLYEHAHQNTFLEDSGYVELSFLDINADDDRDELFSINVLNTINTCLNNGFRLEDICVLVRKKKEGVTIANYLSQHHIPIISSETLLISNSPEVEFINNVLALLIQPKNNEIKVDLLNYLTSLFNIEDKHEFFSKYINLSVYDLFKSFETYSIFLNSDLLLQLPLYDLAETIVRDFNLVTSSNAYIQFYLDIVLDFSQKKGSDISGFLEYFDKKKESLSIVSPKGQNAVQIMTIHKSKGLEFPVVIFPYADLDIYRELEPKEWFEIDKDKYAGFTHTLLNYNKDFEYYGNEGQRIYTNHQSELELDNINLLYVTLTRAVEQLYIISKKDISSKGVSNNKRYSGLFINYLQHLDLWNDSQTTYVFGDPKKTSERTTITKQANIQQEFISTSKETHNIKVVTKSGLLWDTNQQEAIEKGNLIHDIMSQIKTKDDIDSALNDFAKAALITEHQTNRLKQTIVKIVNHPKLENYYTSNFTIYNERDIISKEGIILRPDRLVINSKNEAVIIDYKTGLEDKKHWQQLQSYQDVLEEMTITVNKKILVYINEVVTIKETKIQ